Proteins found in one Arachis stenosperma cultivar V10309 chromosome 8, arast.V10309.gnm1.PFL2, whole genome shotgun sequence genomic segment:
- the LOC130944283 gene encoding G-type lectin S-receptor-like serine/threonine-protein kinase At4g27290 has product MQCSGYISPEYAVHGSFSTKSDVFAFGVIVLEIVSGKKNREFCDPHQRLYLLGHAWELWNEERPLELVDESVRDSVIEVEALRCIQIGLLCVQGRPEDRPNMSSVVRMLEDDKPLPEPRLPAFTRTMKNLWEEMMKFQQMRLPFHR; this is encoded by the exons ATGCAATGCAGTGGCTATATTTCTCCTGAATATGCAGTGCACGGATCCTTCTCAACGAAATCTGATGTGTTCGCCTTTGGCGTAATTGTGCTTGAGATAGTCAGTGGGAAGAAGAACAGAGAGTTTTGCGACCCTCACCAACGTCTCTACCTTCTTGGACAT GCATGGGAGCTCTGGAATGAGGAGAGGCCTTTGGAGCTAGTGGATGAATCAGTGCGCGATTCGGTCATTGAAGTTGAAGCATTAAGATGCATACAGATAGGGCTTTTATGTGTTCAAGGGAGACCCGAAGATAGGCCTAACATGTCATCTGTAGTTCGTATGCTGGAAGATGATAAACCGTTGCCTGAGCCGAGGCTGCCGGCGTTTACTCGCACCATGAAGAATCTCTGGGAAGAGATGATGAAGTTTCAGCAAATGAGGTTACCATTTCATCGTTAG
- the LOC130944280 gene encoding G-type lectin S-receptor-like serine/threonine-protein kinase At4g27290 — translation MEKLKMLWSWSFLFSLILRTSTSLDNITVFQSLSDGETLISHEGIFELGFFSPGNSKGRYVGIWYHNMSPLTVVWVANRETALNDTSGVLKVTHQGLVLLVNGTSNSTVWSSTMSSKAENPVAQLLVSGNLVVKDGHNGEHFLWQSFDFLGDTFLPGSKIGWDPVTGIERTLTSSRSADDPGHGDFKFRIDPRGYPQAVLTNGTVIMVRVGPWNGLMFSGATIYLRYSKLLPTDYDFIDKELICKLQPLHAYSVIRSVVTPWGGVQLLHWSRQTSSWETLLSLPEGECDKYAHCGANSVCRVTPAPICTCLEGFVPKYSRKWKDMYWSDGCVRITPLSCSKDGFKKHSGVVLPDTSTSWHNMTMNLQECEDLCRKNCSCTAYSNLDVRGGGSGCILWFHDLIDMRQGGQDLYIRLPMSELGDESNKKKLVGMIVGSILFFMSMMFGLVLCLWRKKLEEPEIFWWKQRAHEREKDDMDLPMFDLSTIVYATNYFSSENKLGEGGFGSVYKGTLENGTEIAVKRLSIDSEQGLDEFKNEVQLIAKLQHRNLVKLLGCCIQRKEKLLIYELVPNRSLDTFIFDDSRRKLLDWAKRFQIIGGTARGLVYLHQDSRLRVIHRDLKTSNILLDKDMNAKISDFGLARTFAGDQTEARTKRVMGTYGYISPEYAVRGSFSMKSDVFAFGVIVLEIVSGKKNREFCVPHQSLNLLGHAWELWNEERPLELVDESVRDSVIEVEALRCIHIGLLCVQGRPEDRPNMSSVVRMLEDDKPLRKPRLPAFYSHQEESMGRDDGVSANEVTISLLGAR, via the exons ATGGAAAAGTTGAAGATGCTGTGGTCTTGGTCCTTTCTATTCTCACTTATATTAAGAACCTCCACCTCACTTGACAATATAACCGTTTTTCAATCCCTCAGCGATGGAGAGACATTGATTTCACATGAAGGAATCTTTGAACTTGGTTTCTTCAGTCCTGGAAACTCAAAGGGCCGATACGTAGGTATCTGGTACCATAATATGTCCCCTTTAACAGTTGTGTGGGTTGCCAACAGAGAAACTGCACTCAATGATACCTCTGGAGTTTTAAAAGTAACCCATCAAGGACTTGTTCTCCTTGTTAATGGCACCAGCAACAGCACTGTGTGGTCTTCCACCATGTCTAGCAAAGCGGAGAATCCGGTTGCACAGCTCCTGGTCTCAGGAAATCTTGTTGTCAAAGATGGCCATAATGGGGAGCACTTCTTGTGGCAGAGTTTTgattttcttggtgatactTTCTTACCAGGATCAAAGATAGGTTGGGATCCAGTGACAGGGATAGAGAGAACCTTAACATCTTCGAGAAGTGCTGATGATCCCGGCCATGGAGACTTCAAATTCAGAATAGACCCCAGAGGCTATCCACAAGCGGTTCTAACGAATGGAACGGTTATAATGGTCAGAGTAGGACCCTGGAATGGACTTATGTTTTCAGGAGCTACCATTTATTTGCGCTATAGTAAATTACTGCCAACTGATTATGATTTCATTGATAAGGAGCTAATTTGTAAACTCCAACCTTTGCATGCATATAGTGTTATTAGAAGTGTGGTGACCCCTTGGGGTGGTGTGCAGCTTCTGCATTGGTCAAGACAAACCAGTAGCTGGGAGACACTTCTTTCTTTACCAGAAGGTGAATGTGACAAATATGCACACTGTGGCGCAAATTCTGTTTGTAGAGTCACTCCGGCTCCAATCTGCACATGCCTAGAAGGATTTGTTCCAAAATACTCAAGAAAGTGGAAGGACATGTATTGGTCTGATGGTTGTGTTAGGATCACTCCATTAAGTTGCAGCAAAGATGGTTTCAAGAAGCACTCAGGTGTGGTGTTGCCTGACACATCTACCTCTTGGCATAACATGACCATGAACCTGCAGGAATGTGAGGACTTGTGTAGGAAAAATTGTTCCTGTACGGCATATTCCAATTTGGATGTCCGTGGCGGAGGAAGTGGTTGCATACTTTGGTTTCATGATTTGATTGATATGAGACAAGGAGGACAAGATCTTTATATTCGACTACCTATGTCAGAGCTAG GTGATGAGTCAAACAAGAAAAAGCTTGTAGGCATGATTGTTGGCTCCATTTTGTTCTTTATGAGCATGATGTTTGGACTGGTTCTATGTCTATGGAGAAAGAAACTTGAGGAGCCAG AAATATTTTGGTGGAAGCAACGGGCTCACGAAAGGGAAAAGGATGACATGGATCTTCCAATGTTTGATTTATCAACCATAGTTTATGCCACTAATTACTTCTCTAGTGAAAACAAATTGGGAGAAGGTGGATTTGGATCTGTATACAAG GGTACACTTGAAAATGGGACAGAGATTGCTGTGAAGAGGCTTTCCATTGACTCTGAACAAGGACTGGATGAGTTTAAAAATGAAGTTCAGTTAATTGCAAAACTTCAGCATCGCAACCTTGTAAAGCTTCTTGGCTGTTGCATTCAACGAAAAGAAAAACTCTTGATTTATGAGCTCGTGCCCAATAGGAGTTTGGACACCTTTATTTTTG ATGATTCTAGAAGAAAATTATTAGATTGGGCAAAGCGCTTTCAAATTATTGGCGGAACAGCTCGAGGCCTAGTTTATTTACATCAAGATTCTAGGCTAAGAGTGATTCATAGAGATCTAAAAACTAGCAATATACTTCTTGATAAAGACATGAACGCGAAAATATCAGACTTTGGTCTTGCTAGGACATTTGCCGGAGATCAAACTGAGGCCAGAACAAAAAGAGTGATGGGAACTTA TGGTTATATTTCTCCAGAGTATGCGGTGCGTGGATCCTTCTCAATGAAATCTGATGTGTTCGCTTTTGGTGTAATTGTGCTTGAGATAGTAAGTGGCAAGAAGAACAGAGAGTTTTGTGTCCCTCACCAGAGTCTTAACCTTCTTGGACAT GCATGGGAGCTCTGGAATGAGGAGAGGCCCTTGGAACTGGTAGATGAATCGGTGCGCGATTCGGTGATTGAAGTTGAAGCATTGAGATGCATACACATAGGGCTGTTATGTGTTCAAGGGAGACCCGAAGATAGGCCTAACATGTCATCTGTAGTTCGTATGCTGGAAGATGATAAACCATTGCGCAAGCCGAGGCTTCCGGCATTTTACTCACACCAGGAAGAATCTATGGGAAGAGATGATGGAGTTTCAGCAAATGAGGTTACCATATCATTGTTAGGGGCAAGATA A